The Oryza brachyantha chromosome 7, ObraRS2, whole genome shotgun sequence genomic interval GTGGAAACAGCTCTTGGACCGTGATGTTGAAATTCTGAAGGCAAAAGCTAACACTTCAAAGATACAGTCAGTAAGTATCAGTGGTGTAGACAGCTTTGTATATTTAATTAGCTATCTGTTTAGTTACTGTTTATACTGTAATGTTTATGGTCTTAAAGGTCCAGGTGTGTTTATACACTGAAATTATTTGATCGAAATACATTTTCAACAGTGGTACTATGTATGCTTCTCTCCAGATAATTGTTTGGTTACATGCCTGCCTGCTTAAGTCTTAAATCATGCATATTGCATATCTATGACATGATATTAGTTTGGcaactgaaaaatatgtttttttactctAGTCAACTCCTTTTGCTCTGGTTGTTATGGAATGCCTTCTGattttgttgtatatgttTCCATATTTGGATGTAGTTCTTAACCCGCAATGGTCTGGAATGCGCTGACATAGAAACAGCAGCATGTGTTAAAGATCGAATGCTTACAAATGAATGTGAGTTCAGTCCTACCTTTGTTCTTATACTGCATAATTTTGTTCCGTGGCATAATTTTGttctgctgttttttttttttgttctcagGTGTCGATAAAATAGTCGGTTATTCTTTAAGTCATCAATTTAAACATGGTACAATTCCAACTCCTGAAAAGGATGGATTACTAGCCCTTTCTAGTGAAAGGTTCATTCTCTAACCCTGTATTACATAGCTGTGCGGGAAAGATTATTCTGATTTATCTGATGATTTCTTTACTGAAAATTGCTGTATTGGCAGCCTTAAGCATGGAGTCGAGTTGTTGGATAGCATGCAAAGTGACTCTAAAAGGAAGAGCACAAAGAAATCACTCAAGGTTACTTCTGCTCTTTTAACTGTTGAAACATCCAAATATTGAGAACTGGACACTGGCAGCCTGACcgaattttttgtttgtaagcCTGACTAACCTTGGGCTTTGCGTTAAACCCAATCAAAAGTCTGGAGCAAACAAATAGTAATGgtcttttttgttgttttgggTCTATTATTCACATTAATTGTGCTTAGTACTTGCAGCTTACATACACCTGTTGCCATTTTTAGGATGTAGCTACGGAGAATGAATTTGAAAAAAGGCTTCTTGGTGATGTGATCCCTCCTGATGAGATAGGTGTTACCTTTGAGGATATTGGAGCACTAGAAAATGTCAAGGAAACTTTGAAGGAACTAGTGATGCTTCCATTGCAAAGGCCCGAGTTGTTCTCCAAAGGACAACTTATGAAGGTAGCCCAAGCTCTGTCAATTTTATTTAGTACTCGTCGTTCTACTCTGTGATATTCCTGCAATGCACTATCCTAAAATTTCTGTTTGTCCATTTCAAGTAAAATATCTCCTGCTTGGCTGCTTTGCACTATTGATATCTATGTGGATTTGCTGAGTGGGTGCTTAATGTACAGCACTGGACTTCCATTAGCGCTAACATTGTGTTATGCTGTCctgttttgagttttttttggggtaTCATAGCAATGTGGCCAAGTAGGTTCCCCTTAGAAAAACAAATCCCTGCAAACTAAATGTAGCATGCTAATTATCATGATTGTTTgttgtttcatttattttgtcttatgtttctttttccctaCTTTGTTGCACAAACATAGTTCTGATGACCAATTTTGCACCAGCCATGTAAGGGGATATTGCTTTTTGGCCCACCTGGTACGGGGAAGACCATGCTTGCTAAAGCTGTTGCGACAGAGGCTGGCGCTAACTTTATCAACATATCGATGTCGAGTATTGCTTCAAAGGTACCCCCTTTATTACTATTCCTATACAGAATTTCAGTCTGTTCACATTTTAAGTACTACTTTTGCTGATATCTATTTCTGACAGTGGTTTGGCGAGGGTGAGAAATACGTCAAAGCTGTCTTTTCACTTGCTAGCAAAATTGCTCCTAGTGTCATTTTTGTGGATGAGGTCAGTCAACAAAATTTGTATGGCCATTTTTGGATATTGCCTATGATTTAAAAGGTTAGCATAACAATATTTTGGTTTACCCTAAAGAGTTTATGACTTTCTAGCATTCATTTTGTAGGTTGATGGCATGCTGGGTAGACGGGAGAACCCAGGGGAACATGAAGCCATGCGTAAGATGAAAAATGAGTTTATGGTGAATTGGGATGGTCTGAGAACAAAGGATAAAGAACGTGTATTAGTACTTGCTGCCACGAATAGACCTTTTGATCTTGATGAGGCTGTTGTTAGAAGGCTTCCCAGgaggtaatttttttacattaatGGTCTAAATTTCATTTACGATAAAATGCTAATGGTGGCATGCCTGATTATCTATCAATTTAGGTTGATGGTAAATTTGCCAGATGCATCCAATAGAAAAAAGATTCTTGGTGTAATACTGGCCAAAGAAGATTTGGCTGATGATGTAGACCTTGAAGCTCTGGCTAACTTGACTGATGGCTATTCCGGCAGTGATATGAAGGTAATTTGCCTATGACAGGACTGTTTGTTtctcgttttattttatttagttgaaaataaagcaataatgattttattttccgTTTTTGTTCATGATATGGcaaatatttttcagaatctgtgTATTACTGCTGCACATTGCCCCATAAGGGAGATCCttgaaagagagaagaaggtTAGTTTCATTTGTTGAGATTGTGCCTTCTCAATATCATATTTGTGGTTTGTTATGCTAACCTTTTAAATACGGCTATTCCGGCAGAGAAGAAGGTTACTGCTGTACATGTTTGTGGTTTGTTATTTCATTTTCATACAGTGGATCTAAAATAGTCAAATGCCATAGAATGCTCTTTTATGCACTGAGGAAGTGTAATATACTATCGTTAAGACATTAAATCATTATGACTTTCTTCTCTCTATCTAACATCGTTGATAATTTAATATGTTGGACATCTAATCTTTGGCTGCTATAGTTATCGTTATACCAGAAACTCATCACCATTTTCTCTCTATCTGCAGGAGAGAGCTTCAGCAGAAGCAGAAAATAGACCATTACCTCCCCGTAGTTCTAGCAGTGATGTTCGTCCCCTAAGAATGAATGATTTCAAACATGCACATGAGCAGGTAACATTGCttccatttctttcttttcttcagaaAACAAGGAGAAAAAGTAAACTCACATACTCGGGCTACACAAGATCTGACATTGCAATGTCTAAGAAACATATCgatgtttttcatttttcgtCTTCAAACATTGGAATTGCTGCCTACAGCCACATGTCAAGAGAGAAATAACTTAAACTTGTTCACGTGTACATGGTCATCAAAAGTTTTCTACAGTCCAAATTACTTCTATAAAAATCTGATGTTAACATAACCTACATCTACACAGGTCTGTGCAAGTATAACATCGGATTCGAGAAACATGACTGAGCTTATTCAGTGGAATGATCTCTATGGAGAAGGCGGATCCAGGAAGAAGACATCTCTAAGCTACTTCATGTAGCTTATCGCTTGCCTATGTACATACAACATAAGCATTAGCGTAAAGCGATCCGGGCGGGAGATAGACAAGAAATAgttcttttgttgttgttcATGTATAGGCTATACCCAGTGATTAGTCGTTAAACTTTATTCATGTCGACTATAAGTTCGTTAGGCCGAATACTAGTGTAGTGTAGAAACCGGTTCGGTCCATCCAGAACTTGAGCTCTCAAGACTGTACCATTATGTAGCCTGACCATCATACCGGTTAACTTGACAGCCAGTGCAATTCATTTAATCGATTGATGCTTGTAGCGCTGCAGTTCTACTAGTTAACTATACTGTTTACCATCAGGGTCTGTGTGGTAGGGCTCTGTCTCTTAAATTTAAGTCGAGCAGAATCTGGAGTGGAGCTGCCTGAGTTTAGAGCTCCATCTCTCTAGTTCATTTTCTGGATAATTTTATTCTGCTCTAGTATCGATTTCTAAGCTTAAACTATTTGGTCGGACCCTAGCTCAAGGAGAGAAGGTGGATCAATGCCAAACAGACCCTTACTGTAACTGGTGTAGGATAGATTCATGGTGCACTAGCTTCCTTGATGAATGCTTCAGTGCAAGTTTCTAAAACcagaataattaactttttgtcactcatAGAAATGACGCTAACATATTTATCACTAGACTCACatatcatagacacatgaggccCCACGTGTTATAGACACATGAGGCCCTAAGTGTTATAAACAGCGaatgacaaatatattatgtgtCATTTTTAAGAGTAGAGTGGCATTTGAAATTACTCGTGAATCAACTTCACCTGTTAATAACTTATCATGTTCTATGCCTACTCTGGTTGGATTGGCTCTTTCATCAATTAATTGCATGTACGCAACTTCTACGCTGTATTATTTGTTCCCCAAAATTTCCTCAACTGATCAGTTCACAACTCACATGTACAAGAGAACAAAACAACATCTACTACCTCTCACGTACGCACAAGGTACACGTAGCAAATTCAAAAACATAATTACGCGCGCTTAATTCTCTCCATGCTTGAATTTGCTTAATTGGATCTTCACATGGTGTGGTTGATGAGGCCGTAAACGAGCACCATCCCCATGATGAGCGCGTGGTCGACGTTGGGCTCCACCGTCAGCGCGAGCACGTCGTCTCCCAGCGCCACCCCGCCCGCCGTCAGCTTCCCCTTCACCTCCGCGACCACGGCGCCGCTGGCCTCGTCGACGATCCTGcagcacgccggcgccgcctggTGCTGCTGCTTTCCGGATCCGGGGCAGGCGCCGCAGCCGTCGTCCATCCTGTACCGCAtggcgcggccgccgtcgctccgGAACTCGCACGTCGACGGCGGCCTCCGGCGGCTCCGCTGGAACAGGACGCTGCTGCACGGCCGCGTCACCGTGAACCACGCCCCTGCACCGGCGGCCTCCTGCTGCCTCTTGCCGCCGCTCCATTTGTACCCTTCCCACTTGCCGAATGCAAGCTTCTGCATGCAATCACCATGCGGCGGCCACAAGTTAACAACATATAACCAGCGACGGGTCCAGAAAATTTTAGAGCCCAAACAAACTTAACTGTAACTagtatttcatataaaaattctattttaattttctaagtACATTTGAAATTTATAGAATTTCAATGGACCATCTGTGTTGCCCAGGCGGTGGATTGCCAGTACTAGCAAGTAATAACTGCTCCACTTATTTCTTGGAGTCATAAGAAGACATACATATATGATCAAAGTTTTCAAAATCTTGATTATTGATATAGCTTTGGGCTTCTTATGCAAATCATATGCATAGATTGAAACCCAGGTCTTGTTTTTGGTTTCAAGCTAATTTTTGccctaccaaaattttagtagcgCCAAAGCCTTGACTAGTTTTGGCACCACAAAATTTGGTACGTAGTAATATAGACTTTAAACTAGTATGAGCAGAAAATAGtagcaaaccaaacaatcacagaGATACTATTATAAGTTGCTAAAATTTTGGCACGACAAAATTTGATACGGCAAACAAGAACCGAAACAAAATCTGTATGCTATCCTTGACGATCATGTGAATATATACCTTCTTGAGTATGTTCAGGACGATCTTGCCGCCAAGATCCATGAGGTAGACATTATCGCTGCAACTGGAGCCATAGTTATCGACACGGTAGACGATGCTGCCGGTGGAGTCGTAGACGGTGCAGCCGCGGCCGTTGAGCACCAGCGACTTCATCCACAGCGTGAACACCTTCCTCTGCTCGCTCGTCGAcgatggcagcggcggcgacggcggcggcgccggaaaAGAGGAGACCCTTGCCATGAATGATTCCTACCGAACTGTACGTGCTTTGAAgatgaggaggaagacgatggTTTGTTTGGTGATCTAGCATCTAGGGCTCGGTTTAAGCTAGTAATATACATgggaaaagagaagaa includes:
- the LOC102705364 gene encoding LOW QUALITY PROTEIN: protein LURP-one-related 3-like (The sequence of the model RefSeq protein was modified relative to this genomic sequence to represent the inferred CDS: inserted 2 bases in 1 codon) codes for the protein MLDHQTNHRLPPHLQSTYSSVGIXFMARVSSFPAPPPSPPLPSSTSEQRKVFTLWMKSLVLNGRGCTVYDSTGSIVYRVDNYGSSCSDNVYLMDLGGKIVLNILKKKLAFGKWEGYKWSGGKRQQEAAGAGAWFTVTRPCSSVLFQRSRRRPPSTCEFRSDGGRAMRYRMDDGCGACPGSGKQQHQAAPACCRIVDEASGAVVAEVKGKLTAGGVALGDDVLALTVEPNVDHALIMGMVLVYGLINHTM